Genomic window (Drosophila albomicans strain 15112-1751.03 chromosome X, ASM965048v2, whole genome shotgun sequence):
aaaaaaaaacaaaaaaaaacagatttaCCGCCGCAAAACGAGATTTGATTGTGCCGTTTTTTATATACATCTTTCGGTCACATTACGCACTAAATTGTGAGCTTTGTAacgttataaataaaactggCGCGAAATCGTAAGTGtaacaattaatttgtaattagcACAACTTGTTGTCGGCAAATCTCAGCTCTAACTAAAGCGCAGCTTGCAAATAACTGTAACATGTTTGTGCAAGAGCGAGTGCATGGGTATGGGTGCTGTGTGCGTTATATAAAATGAGTAGGGAAACACTGTAAAAGCGCAtgataaacaataacaatgcgtCAATGCAATACGGAAACACTTGTGGCTCTCTATCtaactctctctcgctcaatGTGTGCCCATAAAGACATTCACTGTCATTCAAGGTTGCCGCCTGATCTGTTtatactgtgtgtgtgggtgtaacGTGCGTGTTGTTTAGTGCAAACGCCACCTAGCGCCCAATTGAAGTGGTCGGGGTAATCCTTATCAACGCTACCAAGggagataataataattgtacgCGTTAGATCCACATTAGTTGTCGTAGTAACAACAACCAGCTGTGCTTAGTTTTATGAGCCAAGATATTTATAGTATGTGCTtacattaataatttcaaaatttgtatgttttaaaCGAAGTGAGCGGCTTCTCAAAAACTGCGTACCGCAAGCGTTTGTGATTTAATGTCGCCAGTTGCGTTGTTAAGCCGCAGGAATACAATCATACTCAACGTCGTCAATAGATGGCGCAAAGTGCACATTGCAGCTGGTGAAGCGGCTGCCAAGCGTATTAACAATCATAACAGCAATAATAGATTCCTCGATAGTCAGCTACAAGGCACGCTCAGCAATTTTCGCACATATCAAACGTAAGCAAAAAGAGTGTGATCCTCTCGGACCTCgtttaacaacattttctttGCAGCTTTAAAGCCATGGATGCACCGAAAAATGTGTTTAGTGGCGTAACAGATCGCTTCGGTGGTGTTACCGTCGACGGCAAGCAAGAGACGAACCTCGATCACACACAGTTCAAAGAAAAACTGCAGAGTAATcgataaatgcaataataatcGTTTAATGCAGTGGCAATTCAAAATCACAATTTTTTCACTGCAGAATCACTGGATTATTGGTTGGCGAACAAGAAGCGTGCGATTTGGTTTCGCGTCTACAAGGAGCAAGCCGATTGGGTTCCCATTCTAGCCGCCTCTGGCTTTGATTTTCATCATGCACGCACCGGTGTCGTCATCATGTATCGCTGGCTGCCCACCGACGAATCCTCCAATTTGCCACATTATGCTCACACACTGCTAGGTGTCGGCGGTTTGGTAATCAACGAGAAGAACGAGGTGTTGGTTGTATCGGATCGTCATGCCATCATGGCAAACATGTGGAAACTGCCCGGCGGTTATGTGGAACCAAATGAGAATCTAGTGGATGCCGTGGTGCGTGAGGTGGAGGAGGAAACAGGCGTACGCACCACATTCACATCGATGATTTGTATGCGGCATTCGCACAGCGGCAACTTTGGATGCTCCGACATTTACATTGTGATGGGCTTGAAACCCATTAATCTGGATTTGACGCCCTGCAGTCGTGAGATTGAGCGTGTGCGTTGGATGCCACTCGACGAATACTTTGTCAATCCCGAGGTACTCGAGACGAATCGTTTGGTAGCACGCACTTATCTGGACAATCGGAAGCGTGGCGTCGACTTTACGTGCGCCAATATGGTGCATCAGGTGCTGAAGAAGGAGTATCAGTTATACTTCgtgaaggagaaggaggaggaatCCAATAAGTGATCGATAGTGGTCTATACAAAAAGTGCCAAATACGGGAAATTCAATTGCttgatttgtaatttgtaCAAAGTGCTGaactttcgtttttttcttttgttttgtagtaaatgtttttatacgtaatatttttggaaaacaAATTGGGTTTCAAACCGaatattttcttgtttatttacaatgagaacacaaaagcacaaaactgAAATTAGTTTCGATTGCATTTTGTATCATCTCAAATTGGAACATCGCTCACAAGCAATTTATCAATAGCTTTCTTGTCAACTTGGGACACGAACTATGGATTGGTCAATCTGTTAACGATCACAATATTTTGCTGTTCAATTTACTGCTCGATAATTTACAATgataaaaacacacaaaaactgtGACTGCAACTAGAAATTTGTTGTTACTAAAGTCCTGTTAGCTCAGAGAGCGGCCAAATGCGACAGACAACGCGACTGCGTATGAGACCCAACGGTATTGGACCATAATATCGCGAATCGGAGCTATTGCCTTTGTTATCGCCCTCGATCCACACACAACCATGTGGCACATAATCTGTCACCATAGTCATTTCACTGGGTTGTTTCGATGCCGATTCAGCTTCCAAGGGATGTGGCTTTAGGGTTGTGATCTTCTCGCCGGACACGGCCACAATGcgtttgcaaataaattgactGGCATTTATCGGTGAGACGGCGATAATGATATCGCCCGATTGGTACTTGCGCCAATACTTCGATAGGCGTTCCGTTAGCAGCACATTGTCCGAGAACAGCGTTGGCTCCATTGAAGGTCCTTTGCACTGCAACAGCAAGGAGAACAggaaatatacatacatgatCCACTGATCGACACTTACCAGTACAAAGTCGCCCACATACTCGAAGGTGCAATGGGTTATACAAGCGTATGCGATTGTGTAGCGTGCCAGGGTGCGCAAACGCGATATCACTGTGTAGCCCATTCCCATCTTCATGATGAGCGGCTGTTACGCTGTTACGTTCGTCCTTAATTCTTCGTTAATCCTCACGGTTTCCACAGTGTTGACAGTCAGTctctggctgtgtgtgtgtatcattcattaattaaaatccaTGGCGAATGACAACAAATTGCCTATGCGCTCTTATTACCAGGATACCAGGGCTACACAGCACTGTGCGTCAGCTGTTCGCTCGATTGTTCTGAACCAGGGCGGCAATTGTCAGCTGCGCGATTGCTTTCATCGGTTGGCGCGCAATTCAAATATGCAGTGGTAATTAgcgtgtaaaaaaaaaacaaatagcacCATAAATTTTGCACAACAAACTATTtgctttacttatttttcgggatgtatttatctttttgttgcttttgactAACATCGTTTCCGTTTTCAAGATGACAAATTATGCAAAGCGTTTGCTCGACCTAATTGCCCAATTTAcggaaaacaaaataacaacaaattggtAACGTGAATTTTGCAcacaaaactatttaatttatttaatttcttttgtatattgtgtTGCTTGTGCTGTAAGTTTAAATCGATTTGAACTAATATCGCCTTACAGCAATTCCATTTTGAAAACATTATTCATTTGTATAGTTAGTTTTCATGATTTGTTCTTTTGTTTGGTTCCTTCAAATTGCAGGTCACGTAATTAATAGGTATCAATAGTTTCTAcgactaaatattaaatacacatacatgcaaTTAGTtggttatacatatatagtaagaaattcatttcaaaatggATGACATCAATTATTCAACACATTCAACAAGTTTGTTCTTTTGCAAATTCTTTCTTTCAGTTGTTTATAtagataaaattatatattcatcTGCAGCTGGTTGTCTTCTCTcactgtgtttgtgtttgtataagcgtcacaaaataaatgtttataattataattaacttaggcaaataaatatgtatacacaATTCTAATGCTTCATCAAATCACCATACCGAAAAAAATTCGcatcaaattttaaactaaataaaatacaaaataaagtcAACAGAACAGATTAGCAATAGTGCATAGTACTAATAACTAAAAATTGACTAtcataaattacatttgttttttttttgttatcttctttgttttcattaaGTTATTGTTTTAGTTATTTGGAATCAATAGTGTTGCTTAGTACTTTGCTTCTTCAGCCACTTTCCAGCTTACTCCAACTTCTTGCCGACAACAGGCTCAGCCTTTTGGCGCTTCTCCACACGCTCGCGCACATCGACAGCAGCCAAATCCTGGCCAGCAATATAAGCATGGATTAGAGAGATCACTGCCTTGAGCACCGCAAATGGTCCGGTGAGGAAGGCCAATATTTTGAACAATGAGGCGCCGAGTactaaaagttaaataaaacaagtgtTATTCAGATAAGATAAATGACAAATGACAATGTCACAACTGTCACATACTCAAGGGTCCATAGGTGAAATGCAAGAGATAGAGGCAAACGTAGAAGAGCTCGTTGACGCAGCACATAAAGGTGAGCACATCCTTCTGATAATAGATGCGCATGACAACGTTATCATTCACCTTGTGCGAGGTTCGTCCAACCACAACACTCctgcaaatataaaattaattccaattaaagtttaaacttACAATTGATATGCACAACTTACGTCTGCATGTAGAGCCAATGGCAGGCAACATCGATGGCGATGGAGAGCTGGAACCAGAACATGTAGCTTGGATAGAAATAGGCCAGGGTGACCAGCAGTCCTGTGGTGCCACAACGATCTGTGAGCTGATCCAGCATGGCGCCGAAGCGTGTGCctataatgcaaataaaaaaaatccaaattgaaCAACTTAGAAAGCGAGTAGCTGAACTGTTTCAAAAcctgtttcattttttaacaGTTTTATTGTGCGAtcattatgaaatttgtagaatttcAAATACACCTATATTCCAACAGATAGATAGCCAGATAACTGAATTGTTATATGTACTATTTCGATTCCCATCAAGATGCCATACCCTTCACACCTATGGCCAGAGGGCATTGATTGCTTCATATCCATTTTGGGACACGTAAGACAAAGCATTAAGTGCGCACTAGCTACACACGCACAggtacatgtgtgtgtttgatatctaagtatgtacatacatatgtatgaacaCCGATAAATAGCATTAACATTTCCCATTTTGCCGGTTCGTGAGTCAGCATGGCGTGTGATGATTGACGTTTACCAAAGCAAACCAATGAGATAGCAGAGATCTGCAGTAATGTGAAATATAGATGGCGCCAGTACTTACTCTGATTGAAGGCTCGAGCGGCATGACCGTCAACAGCATCCAGCAATGCACTGATTATATAACACCAACCGGCGATCACATAGTTGGTGGACATGAACCAAAACGCAATAAGAGCCAACACGATGCGTGCATAACCTGCAAATTAATCCATAAGAAAAaccaatcaaaacaaaatgcaattttaatcaataatatatgtGTACATCGATGACGTATTAATGTTAGTGCGCAGCATAGGTGACATTGCTTGAGCCGGAACGCGGGGCGTGAAGTGGGAGGGTAGCATTTGACAGGTTGCAACGCTAGCGCCACCTACAACAACCGCTAATTGAATTAAGACGTtgccaaaacaacaataacattgtttgcatattgtatacacacgcacacaagtGTAGTTTGTGTTATATACACATGTAGATTAGACACTGagataaatacatatgcacGGTGCACAGTGGATCACATACGTCAAAACACAAACAAGCTtcaaccacaaaaacaaaaatgtatataaaagaatttaaatattttttcagctAAGTGACTTGCATGTCAATTACATGCTGTCCAACTAGTTTTGGATGCAATCAAATCAACTGAGGTCCACTATGCGCGCGGTCACATTTGTTTACCCTATACGAATACGAAACTTACCAATCAGATTGGGCACAAATATGAAAACGTTATCGTGCTCGGCAATAGCCATTGTTAGTTACCCGCTTTAGTTAACGCTTCCGATAAAATTGGTATATGGCGAAATGTGTTCGCTGACCGCTGACTAATTTAAATGCGAAGTTGCGGCACCGTGAACGTGGCGTGCGCTGCAATATTTTTCTGCGTTCTGTTCTAGCGTTGTGCAAAAAAATGGCGCTGTATGTATAGTTGTAAACAGCTGTGGCTATCAGTGCTGGTTAACGTCGCAATGCCTTCTCACCGTTGTGTTGAGGTAGCGTTGGAAAATGTCACAAAATTTAAGGCAGCCATTATGTTGAATGTACGATTTTATACCCAGGGTTTTATAAATtgagaatatattaaaaaaaaaatatagtaaaatgtCTTCACTTTTAGTACGTCACTTTTATTAAACGCCGCTCATATTGTGACGTCACAAACGTTACAGCGGCAACCTCTGGTATTTCATTTCTGTTATTTATGCAGCATTGTACAACACTGATTAATAgcgctgtgttgttgttggattgTTTGGCTAAgtggcaataataataatagtgcaaaataaatagcaaTGCTTAGTACATGAGCAAAATGGATAAATTACGTGGCAGCGCGCAGCTGGGCgatcagcagctgcagcaacaacaactgcagcaactggAACAGTATCCCAAGAACACCATTGAACAATACTTGCGCGCCTCCACAAAGATCAAGAAAATCGAACGTGTTGTCTTCTTCAAGTGAGTAG
Coding sequences:
- the LOC117578173 gene encoding uncharacterized protein LOC117578173 → MSPVALLSRRNTIILNVVNRWRKVHIAAGEAAAKRINNHNSNNRFLDSQLQGTLSNFRTYQTFKAMDAPKNVFSGVTDRFGGVTVDGKQETNLDHTQFKEKLQKSLDYWLANKKRAIWFRVYKEQADWVPILAASGFDFHHARTGVVIMYRWLPTDESSNLPHYAHTLLGVGGLVINEKNEVLVVSDRHAIMANMWKLPGGYVEPNENLVDAVVREVEEETGVRTTFTSMICMRHSHSGNFGCSDIYIVMGLKPINLDLTPCSREIERVRWMPLDEYFVNPEVLETNRLVARTYLDNRKRGVDFTCANMVHQVLKKEYQLYFVKEKEEESNK
- the LOC117578175 gene encoding mitochondrial inner membrane protease subunit 1 → MKMGMGYTVISRLRTLARYTIAYACITHCTFEYVGDFVLCKGPSMEPTLFSDNVLLTERLSKYWRKYQSGDIIIAVSPINASQFICKRIVAVSGEKITTLKPHPLEAESASKQPSEMTMVTDYVPHGCVWIEGDNKGNSSDSRYYGPIPLGLIRSRVVCRIWPLSELTGL
- the LOC117578174 gene encoding CDP-diacylglycerol--inositol 3-phosphatidyltransferase, which translates into the protein MAIAEHDNVFIFVPNLIGYARIVLALIAFWFMSTNYVIAGWCYIISALLDAVDGHAARAFNQSTRFGAMLDQLTDRCGTTGLLVTLAYFYPSYMFWFQLSIAIDVACHWLYMQTSVVVGRTSHKVNDNVVMRIYYQKDVLTFMCCVNELFYVCLYLLHFTYGPLILGASLFKILAFLTGPFAVLKAVISLIHAYIAGQDLAAVDVRERVEKRQKAEPVVGKKLE